AATGTCTAAACCTTTAGCGTTTAAGAAAGTAGCAATAATAGGGAAGCATTATAGAAAGACAGTAAGTGAAATGGTCGAAAGCCTATATCATAAACTGACAAAACTTGGTTTTATTGTAACAATTGAAAAAGAATCTGCAGAAGATCTGAGCATTAAAGTAGAAAGTGTGATGACTTTAGAAGAAATTGCACTAACTAAAGATGTTGCAATTATCATAGGAGGCGATGGAAACTTCCTCCAAGCTTCTAGAAAAATGTCTATATACAATAACATTCCTGTAATAGGCGTAAATAAGGGCAAGCTTGGTTTTCTAACTACAATAAACTCTGATGAAGAAAGCATAGATAAAGAGTTGATACCTATTTTGAATGGTGAAAATAGTAGTGCTAATATGTTTATGTTAAAGAGTGTTGTAGATAATAGACATAATGTATCTCCTGAAAAATCTGTAGCCTTAAATGAAATAGCTATTACTGCTGGTAGTGGTAGGATGTTCGGTTTAAAGGTTTTTATAGATGGATGGTTTGCCTTTGATCAAAGGGGCGATGGCTTAATTATAGCTACTCCAACTGGCTCTACTGCTCATGCTATGTCTGCTGGTGGACCTATATTGAATCCAAACCAAAATAGCATCGTGATAGTTCCTATTTGTTCACACTCATTAAATAGTAGACCTTTAGTTATATCATCTGAAAGTAGGGTTGACATAATTGTCACTAGATACAATGATCCTTCGCCTGTTTTAAGTATAGATGGACGAAATGAGATAATATTAAAACCCAGACAAAAAGTTACAATAACTAAATCTCAGAAAAAAGTGAAAGTATTACATACTAAAAGATATAACTATTATGATACTCTAAGAAATAAATTAGGGTGGAGTAAAGTTTTATTCTAATTCTTTAAGATATAAATAATTCAACTAAGATAATTACCGAAAAAATAGAAATAAAGCATCCAGAAACAAATTCAATTTTTTTAAGCTGCTTAAAGAATGTGCCTCTTAACTTATCATTTCCAAAAAATATAGCTACTATCATAAACCAAAGTACAGTTAGTAAAGCGATCATTAACCAAATTGCTAAAACCCCAGTGTTTGAAAGCTCTTCAACTAAGCTTAGCATTGAGCTAAAAAATATAATAGCTTTTACATTAGCTAGGTTTGTAAACGCTCCCATCAAGAATACTTTTTTCTTAGTAATGTTGTTAAAGTTTTGAAGATTATTTACATGGGTTTTAGAGTTTGAGCTAGTATCATCTTTTGAAAATACATTTTTGAAAAGATTTATCGCAATATATATTAAGTAACTCACACCAATTAAAATTATTATTTTAAATAACCATGGTTGCTGATGTTGTAAAAATGAGCCAAGCCAATAAGTGATAAAGCTATTTAATAAAATTCCTAAGCCAATGCCTAAAGCAGTAATAGTGCCATAGCGATATCCATATTTAATTGAGTTGCTAATAGTTACAAAAAAATCCGGTCCAGGTAATATTAGACAACTTATATGCAAAACTATGATTGATAGAAAAATTAGCATTATATTTGTCCCTCCAAATTTTTTATATTTATACTGTAGCCTCGTTCGAAATTACTATAAAATATTAGCATTAAGATTAGGTACTCAATGTATATAAATGTCTGAGCAAAAGCAAGAGAATTTGAGGCAGGTTAAAAGCTTTGTTAGAAGAACTGGAAGAGTTACTAAAAAGCAGCAAAGCGCCATAGATAATTTTTCTGAGAAGTATATGCTTCCTTATGATGCAAATAATAAAATTAATTTTAAACAAATCTTCAACAATGATAATGATGTTATTCTAGAGATTGGTTTTGGTATGGGATTCAGTCTTGTACAAATGGCTTTGGAAAGTCCTAACAAAAATTATTTTGGGATAGAAGTTCATAAAGCCGGTGTAGGTAATATTATTCATGAAATTGAAGAGAATAAAATTTCGAACCTTTTGATTATGAATCATGATGCTGTAGAGGTATTTAAAAACAATTTAGAAGATGGTTGTTTATCTGGAATGCAGATATATTTCCCTGACCCATGGCATAAGACTAAACATAATAAAAGAAGGCTTGTGAATAACGTGAACTTGGAATTGTTTGCTTCTAAAATAAAAGTAGGGGGAGTCTTACATTTTGCAAGTGACTGGCTACCATATGCAAAAGAGGTGTTAAAACTTTTAGAAGCGGATGCAAGCTTTGAAAATATGTATGAAGGATTTGCACCAAGACCTGAGTGGCGTCCTTTGACAAAATTTGAGAAAAGAGGTCAAAACTTAGAGCATCCTATATCGGATATTTTATTTAAAAGAATTTAAGGAAATATTTTGAAGATCGCAAGATATAAAAAAGGTTTTATAAGTGTATCTGATTATGATAGTAAATTACATTTTAATAATGTTTATTGTCCGGACTGTGGAAAAGCTAAGGTTAAATTAGTTCGGAAAGCTAATTCTAATCCATATTTTGTGTTTGTAGATGGAGAGGGTGAGCATGATGAACTGTGTCCATATTTTGAGCAAGCTATAAAAGAAGATGTTATAAAAAGTCTTCTGAGTAGTGAATCAAAAAAAGATATGAGTAAACTAAACTTTCTTGTGAATTCTAATTTAGAAAGGTCTATAAATCTACTATCAAAACTAGAGAATGATGGAGATTTGAATTATGAAAATATCTTGGATTTGATGCCTAAGAAAAGACAATTTTTAGCAGAGAAAAGGATAAGAGAATATAAAAAACAGAATATTCAATCTATCAATGCGGAAGAGTTAGGATCATATTTAGAAGAGATAAAAAATAAATATGTTGTTGTATACGGTACGGCAGGTATTTCTATATCTGATATTGAAGATAGTAAAAAAATAATTTTTAAGATAAATAAAGACTCGAGGTTTTCTATTTTTTTAGCGCCACAAAAGGCAAAATATTTAAAATATAATGGTGGTATTAGAGCTAAATTTGCGGTATTTGGTAAAATAAAAGTTAGTGGAGAGCATGTAAATATTGAAGTGCGTTCGACTAGGGATTTAGTTATTAAAGAGTGATTGAGCTATGAATATTATAATAAGAAACGAAAAGCTTAAAGATCAGGAAGAAATATATAAAGTTATTGCGCAAGCTTTTGATAGTGATGATGAAGTAAAGTTAGTCAGACTATTACATGCTAGGCATCATGGAGTTATCTCATTAGTGGCAGAGTTAGGAGGAAGGGTGGTTGGTCATATAATTCTTTCAGAGATGTCATGTGACGATGTTGATAATATAAAAATATTTGGACTTGGACCTATGGCAGTTTTGCCAGAGTATCAACATAAAGGAATTGGAACAAAATTAGTCAAATCGGTTATACAATCAGCAAAAGATTCAAAAATAGATGCTATTTTTGTATTAGGTCACCATAACTATTATCCAAAATTTGGCTTTCACTCTACAGATGAATATAAAATACTAAGTGAATATGATGTTCCTGCAGAAGTATTTATGGTATTTGATATAACAAATAAGCTAAAGATATTAGAAAATAAAACGGTTAAATATGCAGAGGAGTTCAGTAAAGTATTTTAACTAGTTTTTAACCATCCTGTAATGCTTAAGCGCTTACCCGATAATATGGGAAGAACTTCATGTTCTATTGTTTTACTATCAAATATAATTATTTTTCCATTGGTAGGAGAAATTTCTTTAGTTCCATCTTTTAAATAAAGTTTAAGTTCGCCACCATTATTTATTGTCCAGGTTTTATTTAAATAACAAACAATAGATATAACTCTTCGATCATCATTTTGGAAAGTATCTATATGTTTTTTATAAAAAGTTCCTGTAGGGTAGATAGCATAATGAAACTCTTTTGAAATAATTCCAGCAAAGCATGTTTTGTTTAAATAATTAACAAAATCATTTATTTTAAGAAAAAAAGCATGGGCATGTTTAGTTTCATCTAACCAATAAATAAAGTCTCCTCTGATATTCTTTTCTATAGTTTCAGTAAGTCTATTACCCACTGCAGATTTTCTAAATTTATCTTCTTTATTTAAGGTGGCTAGTTCTTTTCTTAACAAATCTGTTTCATCATTTTCTAGCCAGTTTTCAACAATCGAATATCCATTGCCTAAGTATTCAGATATCATTTTTTCATAAAAAGGATTTAAAGGAGTATTGATCTGCTGATACATCAAAAATATATGTGATGTTATAGTGATAGGATTATATATTAGATATTAAATATAGGTTATTAAATTTTTATAATAAAATCATCCAAATACTCATCCTCACCGACTTCATATTCTGAAATTGCAATATGCTTAGCTGATTTTTTTAATTCATGCATTTTTTCAGTAGAGCCAGTTATTAAATGGTGCCATTCTGGTAAATCTTTTCCTTCAAAAAGCCTTTTATATCCACAAGTTTCAGGAAGCCATTTATGAGCGTGATTTTTTAGCTGCTTATATGTTAGTTGTATACAATCTTTTACTAGTTTTTTTCTTTCACTATACATAGCGCATTGGCATTTAGAAATATCTAATAATTTGCAGCTAACACGTGTGTAATGAACTTCATCAGTTTCTTCATCTTGTAGTTTATTTAGACAGCATAATCCACAACGATCACATATAGATTCCCATTGAGTATTATTCATGTCTTTTAGATCAATTTCTTTCCACCATCTGTGCATAATTAGCTTTTATATGTATAATGTTAGCCTAAACATTTTAATAGTATAATAAATAAGTGGGAAAAGCCACTTCAGTAGAAAATCTAAAGGTGCAAAATGAAAACTACAGCAAGAGCTAGAAATAATGCGAGACTATATGCAGTTCAAGCACTTTATCAAAGAAAAATAGCAGAAACATCATATGATGAGTTAAAGGTTCAATTTTATTCAGATAATGCAGATAGGCACGAGACTGATTGGGACTTTTTTTATAGATTGATTGATGCAGTGAATAATTATGAGTTAGATATCGATAAATATATTGAGGAAAGTGCGAATGAAGGTATTGATTCAATAAATTATGTCGATTTAGCTGTTTTAAAAGTTGGAGTTGCAGAACTTATGGAGTGCTTAGAGAATCCATATCAGATTATTATAAAAGAATATGTTCAGCTAGCATATAATATGGGAACTGAGAAAGGGTATCTATTTGTTAATGCTGTTTTACAGAAGCTTTCTCAAGTTATCAGAGGTGAAGAGTAAAGTTATCTTGAGATGCTAAAAAGTTGAATTTTTGTCTATGTTCTTTTTGAGCATCCTTATCTAGTGTAGATTTTAATATAGACTCTTTATACTCTTCGTGACGTAAGATATCTCCGTTA
This region of Francisella frigiditurris genomic DNA includes:
- a CDS encoding NAD(+)/NADH kinase; the encoded protein is MSKPLAFKKVAIIGKHYRKTVSEMVESLYHKLTKLGFIVTIEKESAEDLSIKVESVMTLEEIALTKDVAIIIGGDGNFLQASRKMSIYNNIPVIGVNKGKLGFLTTINSDEESIDKELIPILNGENSSANMFMLKSVVDNRHNVSPEKSVALNEIAITAGSGRMFGLKVFIDGWFAFDQRGDGLIIATPTGSTAHAMSAGGPILNPNQNSIVIVPICSHSLNSRPLVISSESRVDIIVTRYNDPSPVLSIDGRNEIILKPRQKVTITKSQKKVKVLHTKRYNYYDTLRNKLGWSKVLF
- a CDS encoding LysE family translocator gives rise to the protein MLIFLSIIVLHISCLILPGPDFFVTISNSIKYGYRYGTITALGIGLGILLNSFITYWLGSFLQHQQPWLFKIIILIGVSYLIYIAINLFKNVFSKDDTSSNSKTHVNNLQNFNNITKKKVFLMGAFTNLANVKAIIFFSSMLSLVEELSNTGVLAIWLMIALLTVLWFMIVAIFFGNDKLRGTFFKQLKKIEFVSGCFISIFSVIILVELFIS
- the trmB gene encoding tRNA (guanosine(46)-N7)-methyltransferase TrmB, producing the protein MSEQKQENLRQVKSFVRRTGRVTKKQQSAIDNFSEKYMLPYDANNKINFKQIFNNDNDVILEIGFGMGFSLVQMALESPNKNYFGIEVHKAGVGNIIHEIEENKISNLLIMNHDAVEVFKNNLEDGCLSGMQIYFPDPWHKTKHNKRRLVNNVNLELFASKIKVGGVLHFASDWLPYAKEVLKLLEADASFENMYEGFAPRPEWRPLTKFEKRGQNLEHPISDILFKRI
- a CDS encoding GNAT family N-acetyltransferase, with translation MNIIIRNEKLKDQEEIYKVIAQAFDSDDEVKLVRLLHARHHGVISLVAELGGRVVGHIILSEMSCDDVDNIKIFGLGPMAVLPEYQHKGIGTKLVKSVIQSAKDSKIDAIFVLGHHNYYPKFGFHSTDEYKILSEYDVPAEVFMVFDITNKLKILENKTVKYAEEFSKVF
- a CDS encoding 2OG-Fe(II) oxygenase — protein: MYQQINTPLNPFYEKMISEYLGNGYSIVENWLENDETDLLRKELATLNKEDKFRKSAVGNRLTETIEKNIRGDFIYWLDETKHAHAFFLKINDFVNYLNKTCFAGIISKEFHYAIYPTGTFYKKHIDTFQNDDRRVISIVCYLNKTWTINNGGELKLYLKDGTKEISPTNGKIIIFDSKTIEHEVLPILSGKRLSITGWLKTS
- a CDS encoding YcgN family cysteine cluster protein produces the protein MHRWWKEIDLKDMNNTQWESICDRCGLCCLNKLQDEETDEVHYTRVSCKLLDISKCQCAMYSERKKLVKDCIQLTYKQLKNHAHKWLPETCGYKRLFEGKDLPEWHHLITGSTEKMHELKKSAKHIAISEYEVGEDEYLDDFIIKI
- the nusB gene encoding transcription antitermination factor NusB, translated to MKTTARARNNARLYAVQALYQRKIAETSYDELKVQFYSDNADRHETDWDFFYRLIDAVNNYELDIDKYIEESANEGIDSINYVDLAVLKVGVAELMECLENPYQIIIKEYVQLAYNMGTEKGYLFVNAVLQKLSQVIRGEE